CGGCGTGTTCGACGCCATCCTGAAAGCCCGCCAATGAGCGGCGCCGCGGCCCTGCCCGCGGGGCGGGCCGCACCCCGCTTCCGCCGCCCGAGCGCGCTGCCGGGCTTCCGCCTGACCTTCGGGATCACGCTCACCTACCTGACCCTGCTGGTGCTGCTGCCGCTGGCGGTGCTGCTCCTGCGCGCCGCCAGCGTCGGCCCGGCGGGCCTGTGGGCGCTGGTCACCGATTCCCGCAACCTCGCGGCGCTCAAGACCTCGTTCGGCCTGTCGCTCGCGGCGGCCGCGATCGACGCGGTGTTCGGGCTCCTGATCGCCTGGGTGCTGACCCGCTACCGCTTCCCCGGTCGGCGGATCATCGACGCACTGGTCGACCTGCCCTTCGCGCTGCCGACGGCGGTGGCGGGCATCGCGCTGGCCAGCCTCTACGCCCCGAACGGCTGGCTCGGGGAGCCCTTGATGGCTCTGGGCGTCAAGGTCGCCTATACGCCGCTCGGCATCCTGGTGGCGCTGGTCTTCGTCGGCCTGCCGTTCTGCGTCCGCACGGTGCAGCCGCTGGTGGCCGAGATCGACAAGTCGAGCGAGGAGGCCGCCGCGATCCTCGGCGCCTCGCGCTTCCGGGCC
This is a stretch of genomic DNA from Methylobacterium sp. 17Sr1-1. It encodes these proteins:
- the cysT gene encoding sulfate ABC transporter permease subunit CysT — protein: MSGAAALPAGRAAPRFRRPSALPGFRLTFGITLTYLTLLVLLPLAVLLLRAASVGPAGLWALVTDSRNLAALKTSFGLSLAAAAIDAVFGLLIAWVLTRYRFPGRRIIDALVDLPFALPTAVAGIALASLYAPNGWLGEPLMALGVKVAYTPLGILVALVFVGLPFCVRTVQPLVAEIDKSSEEAAAILGASRFRAVVTVILPPLIPAMLTGFALAFARAVGEYGSVIFVAGNLPYVSEIAPLLIVIKLEEFNYAGATAIAAVMLLMSFTALLAINLVQDFSRRRFGHV